In Schlegelella aquatica, one DNA window encodes the following:
- a CDS encoding electron transfer flavoprotein subunit alpha/FixB family protein: MPILVIAEHDNASIKGATLNTVTAAAKCGGDVHVLVAGHNAQGAAQQAAQIAGVAKVLLADAPHLAEALAENVAAQVLAVAGGYSHILFPATAAGKNVAPRVAAKLDVAQISDITKVESADTFERPIYAGNAIATVQSADAVKVITVRTTAFDAAPATGGSAAVETVSPVGDAGTSSFVGRETTKSDRPELTAAKIIVSGGRALGSAEKFTELLTPLADKLGAALGASRAAVDAGYAPNDWQVGQTGKIVAPQLYIACGISGAIQHLAGMKDSKVIVAINKDPEAPIFSVADYGLEADIFTAVPELVKAL, encoded by the coding sequence ATGCCCATTCTTGTCATTGCTGAACACGACAACGCCTCCATCAAGGGCGCCACGCTCAACACCGTGACTGCGGCCGCGAAGTGCGGCGGCGACGTGCACGTGCTGGTGGCCGGTCACAACGCCCAGGGCGCGGCCCAGCAGGCCGCGCAAATCGCGGGCGTTGCCAAGGTGCTGCTGGCCGACGCGCCCCACCTGGCCGAGGCTCTGGCCGAGAACGTCGCTGCGCAGGTGCTGGCGGTGGCGGGCGGCTACAGCCACATCCTCTTTCCCGCCACGGCGGCCGGCAAGAACGTCGCCCCGCGCGTGGCGGCCAAGCTGGACGTGGCGCAGATCTCCGACATCACCAAGGTCGAAAGCGCCGACACCTTCGAGCGCCCGATCTACGCCGGCAATGCCATCGCGACGGTGCAAAGCGCCGACGCGGTGAAGGTCATCACGGTGCGCACGACGGCCTTCGACGCGGCCCCGGCCACCGGCGGCTCGGCGGCGGTCGAGACGGTGAGCCCGGTGGGCGATGCCGGCACGTCGAGCTTCGTCGGCCGCGAGACGACCAAGAGCGACCGCCCGGAGCTGACGGCTGCCAAGATCATCGTCTCGGGCGGCCGCGCGCTCGGCTCGGCCGAGAAGTTCACCGAGCTGCTCACGCCGCTGGCCGACAAGCTCGGTGCCGCGCTCGGCGCGAGCCGTGCGGCGGTGGATGCCGGCTATGCGCCCAACGACTGGCAGGTGGGGCAGACGGGCAAGATCGTCGCGCCGCAGCTCTACATCGCCTGCGGCATCTCGGGGGCCATTCAGCACCTGGCGGGCATGAAGGATTCGAAGGTGATCGTCGCGATCAACAAGGACCCGGAAGCCCCGATCTTCAGCGTGGCGGACTACGGCCTCGAGGCCGACATCTTCACCGCCGTGCCGGAGCTCGTGAAGGCGCTGTGA
- a CDS encoding electron transfer flavoprotein subunit beta/FixA family protein, translated as MKALVPVKRVVDYNVKVRVKSDGTGVDIANVKMSMNPFDEIAVEEATRLKEKGVLTEVVAVSCGVTQCQETLRTAMAIGADRGILVETSEELQPLAVAKLLKALVDKEKPDLVILGKQAIDDDCNQTGQMLAALLDWPQATFASKVEVADGHATVTREVDGGLETVKLKLPAVITTDLRLNEPRYVTLPNIMKAKKKPLDTVKPADLGVDVTPRIKTLKVSEPPKRSAGIKVADVATLVDKLKNEAKVI; from the coding sequence ATGAAGGCACTGGTACCGGTCAAGCGCGTCGTCGACTACAACGTGAAGGTTCGCGTGAAGTCCGACGGCACGGGGGTGGACATCGCCAACGTCAAGATGAGCATGAACCCCTTCGACGAGATCGCCGTCGAGGAGGCCACCCGGCTGAAGGAAAAGGGCGTGCTGACCGAGGTGGTCGCCGTCTCCTGCGGCGTGACGCAGTGCCAGGAGACGCTGCGCACCGCGATGGCGATCGGCGCCGACCGCGGCATCCTCGTCGAGACGAGCGAGGAACTGCAACCGCTGGCCGTGGCCAAGCTGCTCAAGGCGCTGGTGGACAAGGAAAAGCCGGACCTGGTGATCCTGGGCAAGCAGGCGATCGACGACGATTGCAACCAGACGGGCCAGATGCTCGCGGCACTGCTCGACTGGCCGCAGGCGACGTTCGCCTCCAAAGTCGAGGTGGCCGACGGCCACGCCACCGTTACCCGTGAGGTCGACGGCGGCCTGGAGACCGTCAAGCTCAAGCTGCCGGCCGTCATCACGACCGATCTGCGCCTGAACGAGCCGCGCTACGTGACGCTGCCCAACATCATGAAGGCCAAGAAGAAGCCGCTGGACACCGTCAAGCCGGCCGATCTCGGCGTGGACGTCACGCCGCGTATCAAGACGCTCAAGGTCAGCGAGCCGCCCAAGCGCAGCGCCGGCATCAAGGTGGCGGACGTGGCCACGCTGGTCGACAAGCTGAAGAACGAAGCCAAGGTGATCTGA
- the murI gene encoding glutamate racemase yields the protein MDTARPRPVTVGVFDSGVGGLSVLRALHRAMPSVRLVYLADSGYAPYGERDAAYVIERSELITSFLVGQGAALVVIACNTATAAAARHLRERHPGVPFVGVEPGVKPALAMSRNKRIGVLATTGTLRSEKFQRLIAPYREHAQLHLQPCPGLAQAIEAGDTAAHDVRALAQRYCEPLRQADVDTVVLGCTHYPFAMEALRAALGPEVILVDTAEPVARHARRLLEEREGPDVFGCEPAETVAYTTGDVAVLRRIVDAWLDFPVQVRAAPASLTGPSPAQP from the coding sequence ATGGACACCGCCCGCCCCCGCCCCGTCACCGTCGGCGTCTTCGATTCCGGCGTGGGCGGGCTGTCGGTGCTGCGGGCGCTCCACCGCGCGATGCCCAGCGTGCGGCTCGTCTATCTGGCCGATTCCGGTTACGCCCCGTATGGTGAGCGCGACGCGGCCTACGTCATCGAGCGCAGCGAGCTCATCACCTCGTTCCTGGTAGGACAAGGAGCGGCGTTGGTGGTCATCGCCTGCAACACCGCCACCGCCGCCGCCGCCCGTCATCTGCGGGAGCGGCACCCCGGCGTCCCGTTCGTCGGCGTCGAGCCCGGTGTGAAGCCGGCGCTGGCGATGAGTCGCAACAAGCGCATCGGCGTGCTGGCGACCACGGGTACCTTGCGCAGCGAGAAATTTCAGCGCCTCATCGCGCCCTACCGCGAGCATGCCCAACTGCACCTCCAGCCCTGCCCGGGCCTCGCGCAGGCCATCGAGGCAGGAGACACGGCAGCCCACGACGTGCGGGCCCTCGCGCAGCGCTATTGCGAACCCTTGCGCCAGGCGGACGTGGACACCGTAGTCCTCGGCTGCACGCACTATCCGTTCGCCATGGAGGCCCTGCGCGCCGCTCTGGGGCCTGAAGTGATCCTGGTGGACACGGCCGAGCCCGTCGCCCGCCACGCCAGGCGATTGCTCGAAGAACGCGAGGGGCCGGACGTCTTCGGCTGCGAACCGGCCGAGACCGTCGCCTACACCACCGGCGACGTCGCCGTCCTTCGTCGCATCGTCGACGCCTGGCTGGATTTCCCGGTGCAGGTCCGGGCTGCCCCCGCGTCGCTCACGGGCCCTTCGCCTGCGCAGCCCTGA
- a CDS encoding MFS transporter — protein sequence MASEDGMAAWGANALQEGVRRREVFAWAMYDFANSGYTTVVLTAVFNAYFVGVVAADPSSGTLIWTLCLALSSVLVMLTMPLVGAYADLRAAKKRLLAFTTVACVAATASLALTGPGTLAWAVVAVVLSNAFYAYGESLIAAFLPELARPEAMGRVSGWGWSFGYLGGMLSLGASLACVLWAQARGVPATEFVPVTMLITAGVYAGASLVTFAMLRERAQPQPGAEAAGHAAAWRRLVGTWRHARRYRDFVWLLTCTGCYQAGIAVVIALAAVYAEQVLGFRQHETMALVFLVNIASAVGAFAFGHFQDRAGHKLALALTLAGWITMTLMAAAATSAPLFWAAAVVAGLCMGSSQSAGRAMVGLLAPPQHAAEFYGLWTFAVRLAAIVGPVTYGLIAWGTGGHHRLAILATGAFFVVGLVLLLPVNVARGRAAAAA from the coding sequence ATGGCCAGTGAGGACGGGATGGCGGCATGGGGTGCCAATGCTCTGCAGGAGGGCGTGCGACGGCGCGAGGTGTTCGCGTGGGCGATGTATGACTTCGCCAACTCCGGCTATACGACGGTCGTGCTCACGGCCGTGTTCAACGCCTACTTCGTCGGCGTGGTGGCGGCCGATCCTTCGTCTGGCACGCTGATCTGGACGTTGTGTTTGGCGCTGTCGAGCGTCCTGGTGATGTTGACGATGCCGTTGGTGGGCGCCTACGCCGACCTTCGCGCGGCGAAGAAGCGATTGCTGGCGTTCACGACCGTGGCCTGCGTCGCCGCCACCGCGTCGCTTGCGCTCACGGGGCCCGGCACACTCGCCTGGGCCGTGGTCGCGGTGGTGCTGTCCAACGCGTTCTATGCCTACGGCGAGTCGCTCATCGCCGCCTTTCTTCCGGAACTGGCCCGCCCCGAGGCGATGGGTCGTGTCTCGGGCTGGGGCTGGAGCTTCGGCTACCTGGGCGGGATGCTTTCGCTGGGCGCGAGCCTCGCCTGTGTCCTGTGGGCGCAGGCGCGCGGGGTGCCGGCCACCGAGTTCGTGCCGGTGACCATGTTGATCACGGCCGGGGTGTACGCCGGCGCCTCCCTCGTGACCTTCGCGATGCTGCGTGAACGAGCGCAGCCTCAGCCCGGGGCTGAGGCTGCGGGGCACGCGGCGGCATGGCGGCGCCTGGTCGGCACCTGGAGGCACGCCCGGCGGTATCGCGATTTCGTCTGGCTGCTCACCTGCACCGGGTGCTACCAGGCCGGCATCGCCGTGGTCATCGCATTGGCCGCCGTCTACGCCGAGCAGGTGCTGGGGTTCCGTCAGCACGAGACGATGGCGCTGGTCTTTCTCGTCAACATCGCTTCGGCCGTGGGCGCGTTCGCATTCGGCCACTTCCAGGATCGCGCCGGTCACAAGCTCGCCCTGGCACTCACCTTGGCAGGCTGGATCACGATGACCCTCATGGCGGCGGCCGCCACGTCCGCGCCGCTGTTCTGGGCGGCCGCGGTGGTCGCCGGCTTGTGCATGGGGTCGAGCCAGTCTGCGGGGCGCGCCATGGTCGGCCTCCTCGCTCCGCCGCAGCACGCGGCCGAGTTCTATGGTCTGTGGACGTTCGCGGTCCGGCTGGCGGCGATCGTCGGACCCGTCACCTACGGCCTCATCGCATGGGGGACGGGCGGTCATCACCGGCTCGCGATCCTGGCGACGGGAGCGTTCTTCGTCGTCGGCCTGGTCTTGCTACTGCCGGTCAACGTGGCCAGAGGACGTGCCGCGGCGGCTGCATGA
- a CDS encoding DUF808 domain-containing protein yields MAGSSLLALLDDIATILDDVSVMTKVAAKKTAGVLGDDLALNAQQVTGLQANRELPVVWAVAKGSAVNKLILVPAALAISAFAPWAVMPLLMLGGLFLCFEGVEKLAHRFLHSRQEDEAHHAELVRQLEDPEVDLVALEKEKIKGAVRTDFILSAEIIVIALGVVSDASFAVQVSTLVGIAALMTMGVYGLVAAIVKLDDAGLYLSRRASSFASALGRGILRLAPYLMKTLSIAGTAAMFLVGGGIVAHGVPAVHHTIEALTQRLTGSTEGVVPALVGAVANALFGILAGALVLLAVLAVKRLSGRGKPDDARHA; encoded by the coding sequence ATGGCCGGCTCCAGCCTACTCGCCCTGCTCGACGACATCGCCACCATCCTCGACGACGTCTCCGTGATGACCAAGGTCGCCGCCAAGAAGACGGCCGGTGTCCTGGGAGACGACCTCGCACTGAACGCGCAACAGGTGACGGGCCTGCAGGCCAACCGTGAACTGCCGGTGGTCTGGGCGGTCGCGAAGGGCTCGGCGGTCAACAAGCTGATCCTCGTGCCGGCCGCCTTGGCGATCTCCGCATTCGCACCTTGGGCGGTCATGCCGCTCCTCATGCTCGGAGGGCTGTTCCTCTGCTTCGAGGGCGTGGAAAAGCTGGCCCACCGGTTCCTGCACAGTCGCCAGGAGGACGAGGCGCATCACGCCGAACTGGTCAGACAACTGGAGGACCCCGAGGTCGACCTGGTGGCGCTCGAGAAGGAGAAGATCAAGGGGGCGGTTCGCACCGATTTCATCCTCTCGGCCGAGATCATCGTGATCGCCCTGGGGGTGGTGTCCGATGCCTCCTTCGCGGTACAGGTGTCCACCCTGGTCGGCATCGCGGCATTGATGACGATGGGGGTCTATGGGCTCGTCGCGGCGATCGTGAAGCTGGACGACGCGGGGCTCTACCTGAGCCGCCGGGCCAGCAGCTTCGCTTCGGCCCTGGGGCGGGGGATCCTGCGTCTGGCCCCTTACCTCATGAAGACGCTCTCGATCGCCGGCACCGCAGCGATGTTCCTCGTCGGCGGCGGGATCGTCGCGCACGGCGTGCCGGCCGTGCATCACACGATCGAAGCGCTGACGCAACGGCTGACGGGCAGCACGGAAGGCGTGGTGCCGGCGCTGGTGGGCGCCGTCGCAAACGCTCTGTTCGGCATCCTGGCTGGCGCGCTGGTGCTGCTTGCCGTGCTGGCCGTCAAGCGGCTGTCCGGCCGAGGCAAGCCCGACGACGCCCGCCACGCCTGA
- the lon gene encoding endopeptidase La, whose protein sequence is MSGHPVLPADPIELPLLPLRDVVVFPHMVIPLFVGRPKSIKALESAMAAGRQIMLVAQKAAGKDEPKPEDMFEVGCISSILQMLKLPDGTVKVLVEGLQRATTRRIVDNGEHFVATVAPVQPDNDQSAEVEALRRAVTQQFDQYVKLNKKIPPEILTSIAGIDDPGRLADTIAAHLPLKLENKQTILDLFSVSERLERLLGQLEHEVDILQVEKRIRGRVKRQMEKSQREYYLNEQVKAIQKELGEGEEGADIEELEKRIKAARMPKEARKKVEGELKKLKLMSPMSAEATVVRNYIETLVGLPWSKKTKIKHDLAFAEQVLNEDHYGLEKVKDRILEYLAVQQRVEKVKAPILCLVGPPGVGKTSLGQSIARATGRKFVRMALGGVRDEAEIRGHRRTYIGSMPGKVLQSLTKVGTRNPLFLLDEIDKLGMDFRGDPSSALLEVLDPEQNHTFSDHYVEVDFDLSDVMFVATSNSLNIPPALLDRMEVIRLSGYTEDEKLNIAQRYLLPKQMKNNGVKPDELEVTEEAIRGIIRYYTREAGVRSLEREISKVCRKVVKGLILKKYEGKVVVTEENLHDFLGVRRYQYGRAEKENQVGQVVGLAWTEVGGDLLTIEAAVMPGKGNIIRTGSLGDVMKESVEAARSVVRSRARRLGIKDELFEKRDIHIHVPDGATPKDGPSAGIAMTTAFVSTLTGIPVRADVAMTGEITLRGEVTAIGGLKEKLLAAHRGGIKTVLIPEENVKDLQEIPENVRNQLEIVPVKWIDKVLEVALESKPTPLPEEEPAKIEQPAKEGTAPAADVTGDVLKH, encoded by the coding sequence ATGTCTGGACATCCTGTTTTGCCCGCGGATCCCATCGAGCTGCCGCTGTTGCCCCTGCGCGACGTAGTGGTGTTCCCCCACATGGTGATCCCGCTGTTCGTCGGGCGTCCGAAGTCCATCAAGGCGCTGGAGTCCGCCATGGCGGCGGGCCGCCAGATCATGCTCGTCGCGCAGAAAGCGGCCGGCAAGGACGAGCCCAAGCCCGAAGACATGTTCGAAGTCGGCTGCATCTCCAGCATCCTGCAGATGCTGAAGCTGCCCGACGGCACGGTGAAGGTGCTGGTCGAAGGGTTGCAGCGCGCCACCACCCGCCGCATCGTGGACAACGGCGAGCATTTCGTCGCCACCGTCGCCCCTGTGCAGCCCGACAACGACCAGAGCGCCGAGGTCGAAGCATTGCGTCGTGCCGTGACGCAGCAGTTCGATCAGTACGTCAAGCTCAACAAGAAGATTCCGCCGGAGATCCTCACCTCGATCGCCGGGATCGACGATCCGGGCCGTCTTGCGGACACGATCGCCGCGCACCTGCCGCTCAAGCTCGAGAACAAGCAGACGATCCTGGACTTGTTCTCGGTCTCGGAGCGCTTGGAGCGCCTGCTCGGCCAGCTCGAGCATGAGGTGGACATCCTGCAGGTGGAAAAGCGCATCCGTGGGCGCGTGAAGCGCCAGATGGAGAAGAGCCAGCGCGAGTACTACCTCAACGAGCAGGTCAAGGCTATCCAGAAGGAGCTGGGCGAGGGCGAGGAAGGCGCGGACATCGAGGAGCTCGAAAAGCGCATCAAGGCCGCGCGCATGCCCAAGGAGGCGCGCAAGAAGGTCGAGGGCGAGCTCAAGAAGCTCAAGTTGATGTCGCCGATGTCGGCCGAGGCGACGGTGGTGCGCAACTACATCGAGACGCTGGTGGGACTGCCTTGGAGCAAGAAGACCAAGATCAAGCACGACCTGGCGTTTGCCGAGCAGGTGCTCAACGAGGATCACTACGGCCTCGAGAAGGTCAAGGACCGCATCCTCGAATACCTCGCCGTTCAGCAGCGGGTCGAGAAGGTCAAGGCGCCGATTCTGTGCCTGGTCGGGCCGCCGGGGGTGGGCAAGACCTCGCTCGGCCAGTCCATTGCCCGGGCGACGGGCCGCAAGTTCGTGCGCATGGCGTTGGGCGGCGTGCGCGATGAGGCCGAGATTCGGGGTCACCGCCGCACCTACATCGGCTCGATGCCGGGGAAGGTGCTGCAGAGCCTGACGAAGGTCGGCACGCGCAACCCGCTGTTCCTGCTCGACGAGATCGACAAACTCGGCATGGACTTCCGAGGCGACCCGTCGTCGGCGCTGCTGGAGGTGCTCGATCCCGAGCAGAACCACACCTTCAGCGACCACTACGTCGAGGTCGACTTCGACCTCTCCGACGTGATGTTCGTGGCGACCTCCAACTCGCTCAACATCCCGCCGGCGCTGCTGGACCGCATGGAGGTCATCCGTCTGTCGGGCTATACCGAGGACGAGAAGCTGAACATCGCCCAGCGCTATCTGCTGCCCAAGCAGATGAAGAACAACGGGGTGAAGCCCGACGAGCTGGAAGTCACGGAAGAAGCCATCCGAGGGATCATCCGCTACTACACCCGCGAGGCCGGCGTGCGCTCGCTCGAGCGGGAGATCTCGAAGGTCTGCCGCAAGGTGGTCAAGGGCCTGATCCTCAAGAAGTACGAGGGCAAGGTCGTCGTCACCGAAGAGAACCTGCACGACTTCCTCGGTGTGCGTCGCTACCAGTACGGTCGCGCCGAGAAGGAGAACCAGGTCGGCCAGGTGGTGGGTCTGGCGTGGACCGAGGTCGGGGGCGACCTGCTCACGATCGAGGCGGCCGTGATGCCCGGCAAAGGCAACATCATCCGCACCGGTTCACTCGGCGACGTGATGAAGGAGTCGGTGGAGGCCGCACGTTCGGTCGTCCGCAGCCGCGCGCGCCGCTTGGGCATCAAGGACGAACTCTTCGAGAAGCGAGACATCCACATCCACGTGCCCGATGGCGCCACGCCGAAGGACGGCCCCAGCGCGGGCATCGCGATGACGACGGCCTTCGTCTCGACGCTGACCGGGATTCCCGTGCGGGCGGACGTCGCGATGACCGGCGAGATCACGCTGCGCGGCGAGGTCACGGCGATCGGGGGCCTGAAGGAGAAGCTGCTCGCGGCACATCGGGGCGGCATCAAGACGGTGCTGATCCCCGAGGAGAACGTCAAGGACCTGCAGGAGATCCCCGAGAACGTGCGCAACCAGCTCGAGATCGTGCCGGTGAAGTGGATCGACAAGGTGCTCGAAGTGGCGCTGGAGTCCAAACCGACGCCGCTGCCCGAGGAGGAGCCGGCCAAGATCGAGCAGCCGGCCAAGGAGGGGACCGCGCCGGCGGCCGATGTGACGGGCGACGTGCTCAAGCATTGA